In Oscillatoria acuminata PCC 6304, a single window of DNA contains:
- a CDS encoding adenylate/guanylate cyclase domain-containing protein, whose protein sequence is MLNGFTSIFNLLNARLSRRIALWVFISIVVVEALILLPSAYRRERELIQHLEDVGVATISPLLRLCGSPITAPKIKEVAQHLMLESRVAGGHVYTQEGEAIGSFGETPELNFNYVMNAPSVRLRSDDGDRYEMAMWTEADGNPYLVIVRLDSSQIKKEIKAFIIRIFGLVILICLFVTIATLTALAPAVIVPILKLRKALIAVGESPGKVTGDLSCLSLAINRRDELGDVLIDFNRMNHQINRYFQEIQESKKELENLVAEVEIARDQSEKLLLNILPHTIAQQLKQGVYPIAESFPNATVLFADLVGFTQLSTEVPAVEVVELLNKIFSIFDQLAEQYAVEKIKTIGDAYMVVGGLPQPHPDCAKAIAQMALDMQQEVRQLAAETGIPLSIRIGINNGPVVAGVIGIKKFIYDLWGDAVNTASRMESHGIPGQIQVSEVTYFLLRDRFQFQSRGAIQVKGKGMMKTYLLLGLKEEPTGEFKVTASSSTGSADPASGSQGP, encoded by the coding sequence ATGCTAAATGGATTCACCTCTATTTTCAATCTGCTCAACGCTCGTTTATCGCGTCGCATTGCGTTATGGGTATTTATTAGCATTGTTGTGGTGGAAGCCCTGATTTTACTCCCCTCCGCGTATCGTCGTGAGCGCGAACTGATTCAGCATTTAGAAGATGTTGGAGTTGCCACTATTTCTCCTCTATTGCGGTTATGTGGTTCGCCCATCACCGCGCCCAAAATTAAAGAAGTCGCCCAACATTTAATGTTAGAATCTCGGGTGGCTGGTGGTCACGTTTACACCCAGGAGGGAGAGGCGATCGGCTCCTTTGGCGAAACCCCCGAGTTAAACTTTAATTATGTCATGAATGCTCCTTCGGTGCGCCTCCGCAGTGATGATGGCGATCGCTATGAAATGGCAATGTGGACCGAAGCCGATGGCAATCCCTATCTGGTCATTGTTCGCCTTGATTCTTCTCAAATCAAAAAGGAAATAAAAGCCTTTATTATCCGAATTTTTGGCTTGGTTATTCTAATCTGTCTTTTTGTAACGATCGCGACCTTAACCGCCCTTGCCCCAGCGGTAATCGTTCCTATTTTAAAACTCAGAAAAGCATTGATTGCCGTGGGAGAATCACCGGGAAAAGTAACCGGGGATTTGAGTTGCCTTTCTCTAGCCATAAATCGTCGAGATGAATTGGGGGATGTGCTGATTGATTTTAACCGTATGAATCACCAAATTAATCGATATTTCCAGGAAATCCAAGAGAGTAAAAAAGAGCTAGAAAATTTAGTAGCAGAGGTAGAAATTGCCCGAGACCAATCGGAAAAACTCCTGTTAAATATTTTACCCCATACCATCGCGCAACAATTGAAACAGGGGGTTTATCCCATTGCCGAAAGTTTCCCCAATGCTACGGTTTTGTTTGCCGACTTGGTGGGATTTACTCAGCTTTCTACGGAAGTACCTGCGGTAGAAGTAGTCGAATTACTCAATAAAATATTTTCCATCTTTGACCAACTTGCAGAACAGTATGCGGTGGAAAAAATTAAGACCATTGGGGATGCTTATATGGTGGTGGGAGGACTTCCGCAACCGCATCCCGATTGTGCCAAGGCGATCGCGCAAATGGCCCTAGATATGCAGCAAGAGGTTCGCCAACTCGCGGCAGAAACGGGAATCCCCTTAAGTATCCGCATCGGCATCAATAATGGTCCCGTCGTCGCTGGGGTGATTGGCATCAAAAAATTTATTTACGATTTGTGGGGGGATGCCGTCAATACCGCTTCCCGTATGGAATCTCATGGCATTCCCGGACAAATTCAAGTCTCCGAAGTGACCTATTTCCTCCTGCGCGATCGCTTCCAGTTCCAGTCTCGCGGCGCGATCCAGGTCAAGGGTAAGGGAATGATGAAAACCTATCTCCTCCTAGGTTTGAAGGAGGAACCCACTGGAGAATTCAAGGTAACCGCCTCATCCTCCACCGGATCAGCAGACCCCGCCTCGGGTTCTCAAGGCCCTTAA